The bacterium genome has a segment encoding these proteins:
- the xseB gene encoding exodeoxyribonuclease VII small subunit yields MKAAKKNQPKDFKLETALKRLEQIVEKLESGEVEIDQALGLYQEGMELTGQAKAALNEVNFKIKKLTLSGQGEFKTEAMKLEEGPNDQE; encoded by the coding sequence ATGAAAGCCGCCAAAAAAAACCAGCCGAAAGACTTCAAGCTGGAAACAGCATTGAAACGGCTGGAGCAGATCGTGGAAAAACTGGAATCCGGTGAAGTGGAGATCGACCAGGCTTTGGGCCTGTACCAGGAGGGAATGGAACTGACGGGCCAGGCCAAGGCGGCATTGAACGAGGTGAATTTCAAGATCAAAAAACTTACCCTAAGCGGCCAGGGGGAATTTAAAACCGAAGCAATGAAATTGGAGGAGGGTCCCAATGACCAAGAGTAA
- a CDS encoding exodeoxyribonuclease VII large subunit, with product SDSGVRMKNALLWLASRYEQRLKAVSRSYGMMRLADLVEQKSQQLVRTQKQLGAVMAWQVGLLKTRLDGLSQSLAALGPGSVLARGYSICRDQKGRVIKDSKTLKPEDSLTAEFFQGWAKTTVKETGR from the coding sequence TTTCGGATTCCGGCGTCAGGATGAAGAACGCCCTGTTATGGCTGGCCTCCCGGTATGAGCAAAGGCTGAAAGCAGTAAGCCGCAGTTACGGGATGATGAGGCTGGCCGATCTGGTGGAGCAGAAATCCCAGCAGCTGGTCCGGACCCAGAAACAACTGGGGGCGGTCATGGCCTGGCAGGTGGGATTATTGAAAACAAGACTGGACGGATTAAGCCAATCCCTGGCGGCCCTTGGCCCCGGCTCGGTTCTGGCCCGGGGCTACAGCATCTGCCGCGACCAAAAGGGAAGGGTGATCAAGGACTCAAAGACACTGAAACCGGAAGACAGCCTGACCGCGGAGTTTTTCCAGGGCTGGGCTAAAACGACAGTTAAGGAGACGGGCCGATGA